A stretch of DNA from Bacillus sp. NP157:
TCGAATCGAGCATGTCGAGGTCGCGCGAGATCAGGTAGATCGGCACGAGCACGCCGACGCTGGGCAGCATCTTGGTCGACAGCATCCACAGCAGCACGTCTTTGGTGCGGCGGGTGGGATGGTAGGCGAACGCATACGCTGCCGGCACGGCGACGAGCATGCCGAGGATGGTCGCACCGCCCGCGGTCACGATCGAGTTCCATGCGTAGTGCAGGTAGTTCGCCCGCGCGAGGATCTCGCGGTAGTTCTCCAGCGTCGGCGCAAACAGGAAATGCGGCGGCATGCTGAACGCGTCGAGCTCGCTCTTGAAGCTGGTCAACACCATCCACAGGATCGGGAAGAACACCACCAGGGCGACGATCCACGAGGCGACGGCGCGCACGGCATGGGCGAGGCGGCGACCGGATTTCTTCTTGGCCATGTCTTGTCTCCTCAGCGTTCCGTCAGCGACTTGCCGATCAGGCGGATCAGGAACACCGCCATGATGTTGGCCAGGACGACCGCGACGAGACCGCCGGCCGAGGCCGCGCCCACGTCGAACTCCAGCAGGGCCTGGGTGTAGACCAGGAACGGCACGTTGGTGGTCGCGTCGCCGGGGCCGCCGTTGGTGGTGACGAAGATCTCGGCGAACACGTTCAGCAGGAAGATGGCCTCCACCATCACCACCACGGCGATTGGCCGGGCGAGGTGGGGCAGGGTGAGGTAGCGGAAGATCGCCCAGCCGCGGGCGCCGTCCATCCGTGCGGCCTCCAGCTGCTCGCGGTCGAGCGATTGCAGCGCGGTGACGAAGATCAGCACCGCGAACGGCAGCCATTCCCACGAGACCACGGTGATCACCGAGAGCAGGGGCCAGTCGGCGAACCAGTTCACCGGCGTGGCGCCGAACAGTTTCCAGACCCAGGCGAGGAAGCCGGAGACCGGGTTCATCATCAGGTTCTTCCAGACCAGCGCGGCGACGGTCGGCATGATGAAGAACGGCGAGATCAGCAGCATCCGCACGATGCCCTGGCCGGGGAAACTTTCATCCACCAGCACCGAAATCGCCACGCCACCCACCACGGTGACGACCAGCACGCTGCCGACCAGCAGGATGGTGTTGAGGATCGACGTCCAGAAGCTCGGATACGCGAAGAAGTAGGTGAAGTTCTCCAGCCCGACGAAGGCCGACTTACCCGGGTAGAGCAGGTTGTAGTACTGCGTGGAGAAGTACAGCGTCATTGCCAGCGGCACGATCATCCACAGCAACAGCATCAGGATGGCCGGTTGCGCGAGCAGCCGCTCGGGGTGTTTGCGGACGCGCGCTTTCATGGCGTGGCCTCCTTCGAAATGACCGGCTTTTTGTCGTAGTAGCCGGCCCGCTTCATGGTCCGGTCGACTGCGCCCTGTGCCGTGTGCAGCAGTTCATCCACGTTGCCGCGGCCGGCCAGGGCGCCGGCGATCTGCCGGCCGACCAGGGTGGCCACCGCCTGGAACTCGGGGATGGAAACGATCTGGATACCCTTGTAAGGCACCGGCTTCAGCGTGGGATGGGCGGGATCGACCGCCTTGAGCGAATCGAAGGTGACCTGGGCGAACGGTGCCGCCTTGATGTAATCGGGGTTGGCGTAAGTGGATTCACGCGTGCCCGGGGGCGTGGACTCGGCGCCATACTTGTCCGCGACGAGTTTCAGGTAAGGCTTCGAGGTGGCCCAGAGGATGAAGTCGCGCGCGGCATCGCCCTGCTTCGAGCTGGCCGGGATCGCCAGCGACCACACCCACAGCCACGACGAACCCTTGTCGGTGACCTCGTGCGGCGATCGTACGAAGCCGACCTTGCCGGCGACCTGGCTTTCCTTGGGATTCGATACCGTGCCGCCGCCGACGGAGGCATCGACCCACATCGCGCAACGGCCGCCGGCGAACAGCGCGAGGTTCTCGTTGAAACCGTTATCTGAGGGGCCCGGTGGCCCGTAGTGTTTCAGCAGGTCGATGTAGAAGTTCACCGCCCGGTGCCACTCGGGCGTATCGACCTGCGGCTTCCAGTTTTCATCGAACCAGCGCCCGCCGAAGCTGTTGGCGATGGTGCCGAGCAGGGCCATGTTCTCGCCCCAGCCGGCCTTGCCGCGCAGGCAGATGCCGTAGACGCCATGCTCGGGGTCATGCAGCTTCTGGGCGAAGCCCTTGATCTGGTCCCAGGTCGGCTGCGCGGGCATGGTCAGGTTCGCGCGGGCAAACAGGTCGGTGCGGAAGTAGGTGATGCTGGCTTCGGCGTAGAACGGCACGGCGTAGAGATGGTTGTCCACGGTGAGCTGTTCGCGCACGTTCTTCAGCAGGTCGTCGCCCTCGTAGTCGGCGGGCAGGTTGTCCAGCGGCTTCAGCCACTTCTGCGCACCCCACAACGGGGCTTCGTACGCGCCGATGGTGATCACGTCGAACTGGCCGCCGTGCGTCGCGATGTCGGTGGTGAGGCGCTGGCGCAGCGTGTTCTCTTCGAGCACCACCCAGTTGAGGTGGACGCCTGGATGAGACTTTTCGTACTCGCCTGACAGGGCCTGCATGCGCACCATGTCGGCGTTGTTCACCGTGCCGATGGTGAGGGTGGTGTCGGCCCAGGCGGGCAGGGCGCACGCCGCGAGCGCTGCGGCACCCAGCCAGGTGCTGGCCTTGCGCCCACCGTATCGTTTCCGTTGATCGCTCATCGTGCCTCCCGTTTACGGCGAGTCGGCGCGCGACGTCTTTGCATTCGTCGCATCGTGGATGAGGGTTATAGGCGCTGGGCGTGCATGCCCACCAATACGTGCGGTGTCGTTTTGCGGTGAATTTGCATACTTTCTTGCGTCACGCGCTGTTCGGCGCTGGCGACCGACCGCATTTCACCGCTGTATGTGATGCGGCGCAGCATCGTGCCGGTCAAGCAATAAAGTATGTAACTTCGGGAAGTTGCCGGTTCCGCGCGACGCGAAGCATGCCGCGCCGCCGCATCAGAGTTCGGCGGGTGGCCGCCGGTGACGCATCCGATATTCGCGCGGGGTCATTCCGGTGAGGGTGAGGAAACGCCGGTTGAAGTTGGAGAGGTTGCTGAAGCCGACCTCGTAGCAGATCTCCGTGATCGCATCGGGCGAGTTGACCAGGCGGTCACAGGCGCGCTGCACGCGGGTCTGGTTGACGTAGTCGATGAAGCGATAGCCGGTGTGCTGGTGGAAGAAGCGCGAGAACGCCGACTCGGACATCTCCAGCCGGTCGGCGACGGTCTTCAGCGACACGTCGCCTGCGTGATGGCGATCGATGAACGCGACCGCGCGATGCAGCTTCAGCGACTGGTTCGGATCGGCCGACGCCTTGAACGGGCGGCTGCTGAGTGGACGGCGGGTCTCGTCTTCGGCGAGCGCTTCGACCATCTCGAAGAAGCTGGCGACGCGGCGCAGGCCGGGATGCTCGGCGACCCTGCGAAAATAGGGCTCCAGCGCGCGGCCCAGCTCGGGGTTGAAGACGATGCCATGCCGCGCTTCTTCGAGAAGCAGCGACTTCACGTGCTTCGCGGACGGGAAGAATTCGGTGCAGCGGCGGACGAAGGCTTCGGAAAACAGGATGACGCGGTCGCGCAGGGCCGCGGGCTCGCACGCCTCGTCGGTGACCCAGTTGTGCGGCACGTTCGGCCCGGTCAGCATCAGCGTGTACGGGGCGAAGCGGCCTTCGTAATCGCCGACATACGCCGTGCCTTCGGTGGCGACGATCAGGTGCAGTTCGTACGCGGGGTGGTAATGCCAGCGGATCAGCCGGCTACGCGATCCATGCTCGAGGTAATGGATCGATGGTTCGTCGGATAATCCCAGCAGGTCCTGCTCGCGGCCGAGCGCCGAAGTATCGGCGAGTGGCGGCGGCAGCGAGAGGGCGGCGCGACGGTTCATGCCGCTGAGCGTACTCTTTCCGGTTGGCAATCACCAAGGAGTCAGTGACATGAAGATCCTCATCGTTGGCGCCGGCGGTACGCTGGGCCAGGCCGTGGCGGCGGAGCTGGGCCAGCGCCACGAGATCGTGCGCGCGGGTCGCAGCAGCGGCGACGTACATGTCGACCTGCGCGATGCGTCGAGCGTGGCGGCCATGTACGACGCCGTGCCCGACCTGGACGCCGTGGTCTGCACGGCGGGCAAGGTGCCCTTCGCACCGTTGGGCGAGCTCACCGAGGCGAAGTATCTCGAAGGCCTCAACGACAAGTTGCTCGGCCAGGTAAGGCTGGTGCAGGCGGGCATGGCCAGGTTGCGCGACGGTGGCTCGTTCACCCTGATCACCGGCATCCTCACCGAGCAGCCGATCGCCGCGGGTGCCTGCGCGAGCATGGCGAACGGCGCGGTCGAAGCCTACGTGCGCGCCGCCGCCATCGAACTGCCGCGC
This window harbors:
- a CDS encoding carbohydrate ABC transporter permease; the protein is MAKKKSGRRLAHAVRAVASWIVALVVFFPILWMVLTSFKSELDAFSMPPHFLFAPTLENYREILARANYLHYAWNSIVTAGGATILGMLVAVPAAYAFAYHPTRRTKDVLLWMLSTKMLPSVGVLVPIYLISRDLDMLDSKTALVIIFALINLPIMVWMIYTYFRDIPYDILEAARMDGAGTWQTMFRVLIPVSRGGLASTALLCLILSWNEAFWSLNLTTTSAAPLTALVASFSSPEGLFWAKLSAVSTLACAPILVLGWLSQRQLVRGLTFGAVK
- a CDS encoding sugar ABC transporter permease, which codes for MKARVRKHPERLLAQPAILMLLLWMIVPLAMTLYFSTQYYNLLYPGKSAFVGLENFTYFFAYPSFWTSILNTILLVGSVLVVTVVGGVAISVLVDESFPGQGIVRMLLISPFFIMPTVAALVWKNLMMNPVSGFLAWVWKLFGATPVNWFADWPLLSVITVVSWEWLPFAVLIFVTALQSLDREQLEAARMDGARGWAIFRYLTLPHLARPIAVVVMVEAIFLLNVFAEIFVTTNGGPGDATTNVPFLVYTQALLEFDVGAASAGGLVAVVLANIMAVFLIRLIGKSLTER
- a CDS encoding sugar ABC transporter substrate-binding protein — protein: MSDQRKRYGGRKASTWLGAAALAACALPAWADTTLTIGTVNNADMVRMQALSGEYEKSHPGVHLNWVVLEENTLRQRLTTDIATHGGQFDVITIGAYEAPLWGAQKWLKPLDNLPADYEGDDLLKNVREQLTVDNHLYAVPFYAEASITYFRTDLFARANLTMPAQPTWDQIKGFAQKLHDPEHGVYGICLRGKAGWGENMALLGTIANSFGGRWFDENWKPQVDTPEWHRAVNFYIDLLKHYGPPGPSDNGFNENLALFAGGRCAMWVDASVGGGTVSNPKESQVAGKVGFVRSPHEVTDKGSSWLWVWSLAIPASSKQGDAARDFILWATSKPYLKLVADKYGAESTPPGTRESTYANPDYIKAAPFAQVTFDSLKAVDPAHPTLKPVPYKGIQIVSIPEFQAVATLVGRQIAGALAGRGNVDELLHTAQGAVDRTMKRAGYYDKKPVISKEATP
- a CDS encoding AraC family transcriptional regulator codes for the protein MNRRAALSLPPPLADTSALGREQDLLGLSDEPSIHYLEHGSRSRLIRWHYHPAYELHLIVATEGTAYVGDYEGRFAPYTLMLTGPNVPHNWVTDEACEPAALRDRVILFSEAFVRRCTEFFPSAKHVKSLLLEEARHGIVFNPELGRALEPYFRRVAEHPGLRRVASFFEMVEALAEDETRRPLSSRPFKASADPNQSLKLHRAVAFIDRHHAGDVSLKTVADRLEMSESAFSRFFHQHTGYRFIDYVNQTRVQRACDRLVNSPDAITEICYEVGFSNLSNFNRRFLTLTGMTPREYRMRHRRPPAEL
- a CDS encoding short chain dehydrogenase, producing MKILIVGAGGTLGQAVAAELGQRHEIVRAGRSSGDVHVDLRDASSVAAMYDAVPDLDAVVCTAGKVPFAPLGELTEAKYLEGLNDKLLGQVRLVQAGMARLRDGGSFTLITGILTEQPIAAGACASMANGAVEAYVRAAAIELPRGLRINVVSPNVLVESMGSYGPFFRGFEPVTAARAALAFSRSVEGRQTGQVFKVW